TTGAACTCAAGTAAACAATTACAAATACAAAGATGTACATAAACTAGTctgcatttcaacaacaaaaaaagctatAAAAGAAGCTACAATTCAATCACAGTAGCGGTAAGCTGCCTTGAGGTGCCAGAATGATCCCAAAGACATAGAAAAGTCCCATCAGGAGGTTGAGCTTGGCTGTCTTTTGGGGAATCTTGGAATAGCACTGGCTGCGGAACTGCCTCTCTAGGGGGAAGGCCATAGGCAACGTGAGCAGGGGCAGGGCCATGCTGATGGTGTAGTGGGTGGCCAGGATGCAGAAGAGCACATAAGGGACAAACAGCAGGAGGTTGAAGAGGATGTAGGACAACGTTGGCCCGATGAGAATGGCCAGAGTGACGATGCCCGCCTGTTTGTCAGAGTCCATGTCTCTGGTATTGTTGCTGTGTAGGATAGCCTCTGTGTTGAGGGCCAGGGGAACGGCGTAGACCAGAGGCAGGACAGACAGGTAGCCCACCTGCACAGCATGGGCAAACATGACCGCCAGGGGGCCAAACGTGATCAGGATCACCACGTCCCCCAGGGCCACGTACTTAAGACCAATGCCTGAAAACCGGACAAGAAAGGTATCGTAAGAATCTggatattagtgtgtgtgtacttgtaaaTAAAGTGAGGGAAATAATGTCAGTACATTTTGAAACAGGTTAATGCCAAGCTCACCTCCCGTGTACAGAAAAGAGCTGGAGAGCCCTCCAAAATAAATAAGGGCCAGATGCTCCATCCTCAACGTGGAGAGAAAGTAGAGCAGGGTGGCACACAAGCAGCCCAGAGAGTAGAGCAGCGCTCCGAACATGACCACGTCCTGCGGCGCCAGGATCTCATCCACCAGAGTCCTATCGTCGCTCTTCTTGTGGTCGATCCCTTTGGAGAAGTCATAGTAAGTGTTAACCAGATTCCCTGCCCCGTGCACCACCAGCACTGCCACGGCACACACCATGAGGATGACCAAGTCCACAGAGCCCTCCAGCTTGTAGGCCAGGGCACTGCCCAGAGCCACCGGTGTGAGGGAGGCGCTGAAACTCCACGGCCGCAGGGCCAGCACATAAGCAGCACACTTGTACCTCATGTCAGACGCGACTCTGGCCCTCCCCGAGCTCTGGTGGTCGGCGGTGTGATTCTGCACAGTGTCATTCAAACCGGTGTGACTTGTCTCTCCATGTCCATTCAATCCAGCCAAAACAAATGTCTCTGCACTGCTTGGTTTCTGCCCCACAGCCATACCTCTGCCAGTGTCcacaaaacaaagaaacagaaggTAAACCTGTAACAGAATTACAGAGGTCACACACAGAATGTCATTTATGTACAATGAACATCTCATTTAATGAAGAAGAGCATCAGAATGTAGGCTCTTTAAGTTATTGAAAACCAGTATGGGGTAGTTATTGTATTGTCCGTCATAATTGAAGGGTTGCAAGAGCGTGAGACcagaatgttttgttgttgttgagcagGATTAAAGCGTGCTACTACATGCTAAGACGTAGGTAGCAAACGAGTCTGTTTATTTCCAGTAGTTCCCGAGTAGCTAGAAATATGCTAGTTGGATCACCTGAATTTCAATGCACCATGTTGTGAATTGTACAACACACCTGTTGGATGGCCACATTGTTTGCTCCCTACAACCTCGCAAAATTGCCATTTACAGCATTGCACTGCTGGATAGTCAACTACATAGATTAAAAGATTAAAGCTAACTATCCAGTGTGCTATTAGCAAGCCAAACGCCAGGGCCAAATTAAATGTCCGAAACAAGACTTTACCTGTTTTATGCATCCGTTATCCGATAAACTATTTCACGCCATGTAACAACATATTTATGTGACCGCTACCTAACCACAGGGCTGACCCTACTCCCTTGGTAAACTTGCTACGTGTCAATTTCGAGAATATTTCACTGGCTGATCACGGTTAACCCCGACGGACGACATTTCGTCCAACCCTCTTGAGTGAGTGCAGACGTAAATAGGCGCCGTTAGAAACTTACTTCAATGTGATCTGCGTTCCGGGTGTTGTTGATGACATGTGCAAGAAGAAGCCATTCCTCAATAagaacatttaaataaaataagaaaaataaCTGGAAAAAATTGGGATTTAAAATATCGCTTATTTTGTACACTCGCAACAACGGATGTATTAGAAATACTAAGGCAGGCCAGGAAGTTATTGGTTCTCTGGTGGTGGTTCAGTGCGATCTCTCACTATCCCACACAGATTCGTAAACGGGGGAAAACGTTCAACTAAATTCGGGGCAAATaccatactttaaaaaaaaaacacttgtgAAGCAATTTGTTTTCCAATTATTTTCGAACGTTGCTGAATACGAATGCAGCCCAGACTCAAATTGCGTGTTTTGGGCCTTCACAAACGCACGAGTTTTACAAAGACCTGCAtacattttcacaattaattTGATGTAGGTAATTTACTCCAATTAAAATACAATTTGAGAAATATTTGTTGCTTGCATCACGCCTGTCACAGATATACTATTTTCCTATGCAATTAGAACAAAAAATATGGAATTTTTAATTAAGAGTCCGAAAATATTGAAATAAGGTTCAATATAAATCAAAGTCAACCTATTGCCCTATGCGTATTCCTCAGCTAAAATGAGAGACCCACACATAGGTATTTGAGCAGGCCTACATTTTTTAAATCCATGATCAAATCTCTGTAATGAACTTCTAGATTAATAAGCATGCAAAAATAATAGTTATATCAAAATAGTTTTACGATTGTCGACTACGTGCAGCTGGTTTCCTTTCCATTTAAACTTGTCAAACTCTGACCTCCATTTAAAGTAATGTGAAACCATTTGGCAGACTGCGGAATAGCGCTGCGGCCGAAGGTTGTACAGAAAGCTGCAAAGTTTGATGCAGCCTGGAGCTGGCGGCGGGTGACCAAGGATTCCAGCCTTAACACCGTTATCCTCCGTTATCCTCAATTTAAAATTCATTTGTCAAATAAAAGGATGCATTGGATGGCCATTGATATCCATGCGGATCGATGGTGGTGAAACTGACTAGTCTGTCTTTGTTTAGGGAATTTTTCTGGAAGGCGATATCGCAACGATGGTGTGTCAGACGTTCAGAAGTTTACAAAGAGGCGACTTCAGTGCTCTTCTGCTGGCTGTGGCGTTGCTTGGGGTTCTGTTTGAAGGGATGCAAGAAACCACGGCATTTCCCACCTGGAGAATAGAGGTATGGTGTGAAAATTCCACTTTCTAACTTGATACCTCCTTTAATTGCACTGCTGAATACTTCATTCAGTTTCTATACTGGACAGGTTATGCTGGAATAAGTTAAGATAAAGATTTTGGATGATTAAACCCGTTTAGGGCAACAatattttcattttatttcaaCTTGTTTTTTTCAGTGTCTACCAAGACATCTGCTTGGTGACAAATTagcaaataataaataaataaaatgtaattgtaataTGAATCACATTTTTGGTTAAACTTCATCAGACAGAAATTCCTTCATATAATCAGTAATTATACATGTAATTTATAATTTAGCCTATTCATATTATATAATTTGGAGGAATTCTTTAGTTTTGATGGTGCATGCAATGAATATAATTGTA
The DNA window shown above is from Salmo salar chromosome ssa13, Ssal_v3.1, whole genome shotgun sequence and carries:
- the LOC106566876 gene encoding ubiA prenyltransferase domain-containing protein 1 gives rise to the protein MAVGQKPSSAETFVLAGLNGHGETSHTGLNDTVQNHTADHQSSGRARVASDMRYKCAAYVLALRPWSFSASLTPVALGSALAYKLEGSVDLVILMVCAVAVLVVHGAGNLVNTYYDFSKGIDHKKSDDRTLVDEILAPQDVVMFGALLYSLGCLCATLLYFLSTLRMEHLALIYFGGLSSSFLYTGGIGLKYVALGDVVILITFGPLAVMFAHAVQVGYLSVLPLVYAVPLALNTEAILHSNNTRDMDSDKQAGIVTLAILIGPTLSYILFNLLLFVPYVLFCILATHYTISMALPLLTLPMAFPLERQFRSQCYSKIPQKTAKLNLLMGLFYVFGIILAPQGSLPLL